ATTTCCGGTATTAGAAACAACTAAAAAACTACTTGAATATGAAACTTCACAGAGAGGGAAACAATATGTTCAAGAAATTTCAAGACTTAATACCAACGCCCTCGAAGCAAAAGCTCTAGATCAAGTTAACACAGCTTTCATGAAAAACGCCCCAGGGGTTGAGTCATATGAACTATTTGATTTAGAAGGAAGAATCGTTAGACCAATAGCTCAAAAAAATAAATATATTGGAGATCCCTTTTCTGTAAAATCAATGGAAATTTTTCGAAATTCTAGCAGAAAATTTTATTATGAAAAATTGGGAGATGGAATTCATGGCATTGCTCAGCGAATTGAAGCTCTCAATAGAAAAGTTAATGCCTATGAAACAGTGGGAATAATTGCAATTAAATTTGCACCAAAATCACTTGAAATTCAGGCAAAAACAAATTCGGGAGCATATTTACAAGCATTAGCTACATCAATATTAGTCGCAATGATCTTTTTTGGAATGATTTACTATATGACTGTAAGACATTTCGATGAATTCATGGTGCAACTTGAGGAATGTATGCGAGGCAAGAGGAAAGAGTTACAATCAAGTTTACTTTGGGCAGAATTTCTTCCACTCAGAAATACAATTAATTCTCTTCTTTCTAGAAATCGTGAACTTATGGCCGAACAAGGAGATGATAGTTTTGTTGAAATGGAACCGGAAGGTCCATATCTCGATATATGCTCTGAACTTATGCGAGGTTCAGGTGTTGCTACTATGGTTTTAAATTCAGAAAAATTATTATTTAAAATAAATAACCAAGGAGAGGAATTACTTTCTTTTAGACAAGATGATTCCTCAGGACAACCTATATTAGATATTTGTAGAGATAAAGGAATTGCTGCAACTTTGCTTGGTGTTGCTGAAAAATCTGAAAATGGACAAGGAACTATGGAAGTTGATCTCTATAAAATGAATGGACGAGAATATAATGTTTTTTGTAAGGCCTTTATTGGAAGAGATAGTTTTCCTAAGGCCTACTATTACACAATGATAAAAGATGATGAGTACTAAGGGTGTACAAGTATTTGATAATTTGAAAGCACCTGATGTTCCAGGTGATTATCATCGTATAGTCTGTATGACGGGAAAATTAAAAGGTCATGTCTACATATTGCATGGCAATCGTTTAATACTTGGACGAGATGAGAAATGTGATATTTATGTAGAAGATGAGAGAAGCTCCAGAGAACATGCAGAACTCGTTCTTATGAATGGAAAATATATTTTGACCGATCTAAAAAGTCAAAATGGTATTGTTGTTAACGATCTTAAAATAAATCAACATACATTGGACATTGGGGATAAAATCATTATTGGTAAAACAGTGTACAGGTATGATCATCTGCATATCGAACCTTTACCTGTTTTAGTAGAAGAAATAGATGAAGTCAAAAATCTAGAAATCAAGCAAGAAGAGGAATTAAAACGAGAAAAAAGAAGAAAAAGAAGAGCTAAATCAAAAACAAAACTTACATCATCAGGTGGTGTAGATAAGAAAAAATTAATCATTCGCTTAGGTATGCTACTTGGAATTTTGGCATTAGTTTTTGCACCTTCAGATGATCAAAATTCTCAAAAGAAAAAAATAGAGGAAGTAAAAACTAAAACTTCAAAAGATGAAGAGAAGAAAAAAGATGATACAGATAAAAAATATGAAGAATATGTAAAAAATTATAGGCCAATCGAAGATCCTGAATTAGAAGCAAGATTAGTGGCCATCATTCACAGAGGAAATAGGGATTTTAGGGAGAGGAACTTTTATCGTGCAATGAAAGAATTTTCTTTGGCCCTTATTATTTCACCAGACCACGCATATGCTTCGTTTTACCTGGCCAAGGCACAAGATGAATTACTCAGAGAAGTTGATCAATTTAAACTCAAAGCTTCAAGTGATTCTGAATCTTTACGCTATGAATCTGCAATTATATCTTATTGTGCTATAATTAAGCTGTTAGAGGATAATCCTGAGAATGAGGATTATAAACAGGCCAAAGAAAAAATAAATAAACTTGAAGTTATGCTTGGAAAGAAAAAAAATGAAACTAAATGTATTAAAAAAGAGGAAGTCAATAAGTAGAAGGCCTATTTTGAGATAAGGAAAGAGATTGTGCAATTAAGTGTTTTTAAAAACAATAGATTGATTGATCAAATAGATCTGTCCAATGAAATTAACACAGATATGGATGGAGAAGGTATCTTTTTTATTGGACGATCAAGTCAATGTCATGTGTATTTAGATGATAAAAAAATCTCCAGAGAACATGCTAAACTTATTCACAGTGGAGCTAAATGGGTTTTAGAAAATTTAACAGAGATAAATCTTTTTTCTGTTAATGGTGAAACGAGAAAAAGATACGAGTTAAAAAATGACGATATAATTTTATTAAATGAATATAAAATCAATGTTGATCTACCCCAAACGATAAAAGATGTTGTAGTAAAAGAAGAAATTGAACTAGATAGAAGTGAAGATAAGAATTCAAGCGTGCCGACCGGAACGATGACAATGGCCATCCCACGTGACTTTGATTTTAAAGATGCTTCCCCTATAGAAGAACAGCAAAAAAAGGAGGATCAGCAATCTTTGAATGATGATGGAACTTTCAATTTTGATAATTCTGGTACTCATAATTTAGAGATTGAAAATAATAATTCTAGTGAGAGTTTTGAAAATGATTATGGTGAAAATAATGGTTTTGGAGATGAATTTGCTGGAAATGAAGATTTTGTAGATGGACAGGAAAATGTAGAGTTTTCAGAAGAACAAGATGGGCTTGAAATGATTGAGTCCCCGGATGATGTATTTTCGGATGATCAAAACCAAGAAGGTTTTGATTTAGTAGATGCTGATAAAACAAATGTCATGTCGGGACTGGTGAATTTCGAGCTTGAAATCTATGGAGAGTTTTCACCATACGATAGATATGTAATTGATAAAGAGACTATAATCATTGGTCGAGATTCTTCGAAAGCAGATCTTGTGATACATGATCCAGATATTTCTGCAGTCCATGCGAAAATAATTAAAACGAATGTCATCTGTATGATTGAAGATCTGAATTCTCACAATGGGACAACTCTCAATGGTAAAAAAATAAATAAAGATATCCTGAAAGTTGGTGATGAAATTGTATTAGGTTCAACCACTTTTACGGTAAGAGTTCAATCTGAAATTCTGGATCTACGTGAAGATCAGTTAATGCCAGTTGAAAAAAACCAAGTTGTTCAAGTTGAAGAAATCATTGAAGTCGATGAAGATGATGAAATAGATGACAAATCATCAGGTAAAGCGAAGGGATCATTCATTGAAAGGATGAAAAATAATCCAGAGGAGAGGAAAAAACTACTCTTCGGGGCAGTTATCCTTCTCGCATTGCTCTTATTTTTGCCAGATGAAAAGAAAGAAGAACCTAAAGTTGTAAAAACACCGAAAGTGGAAAGGCCAAAAGAAGAAAGTAAATGGACCCAAGAAGTGAAAGCTGAATTAGATACCTTATATGAACTTGCAAAAAGAGGTATCGAGGCCAATAATTTGCTCGAGGCACAAAGAAATTTAGATGAAATGAAAAAATATGATCCAAAACTGGAATATAAGAACGCTAGAGATTTAGATTCTCAAATAGAAGATGCACTTGCATTGTTAGCAAAGAAAGAAAGAGATCGCGAAAGAGATAAACTAGAAATTGAAAAAAAGGCCAGAATTAAAGAACTTGAAAAAAAAGCTGAAGAGGCAGTTGCTAAAAAACAATCGACTTTATCGAGAGAACTATTTTCAAAAATTTTAGAAGAGGATCCGGAAAATTTACAAGTAGTTATTTTAAGAAAAGAATTGGAAGATTGGGAACGAAAAGAAAATGAGAAAAAAGTTGAAGAAGCAACTAGAATTGCTGAACGCAAAAGAAAAGTTGATCTGTTTATACCCGTAGAAAAAACATATTTAAAAAAGAATTGGTATCAAGCAGCGATCGAACTTGAAAAATTTACTGAAATTAAAGATATGGATGAAGATCTCTTAATTAAAGCTAATAAATATTTAGAACAATCTAAAAAAGAACTTGAAAACATAGTTAATCCAAGACTTGGCAAGGCCCGTTCGCTAATTGAGGGACAAGACTTAAAAGGTGCTTATGAGATTTTTAAAGAAATTCTCAATTATGAACCAACAAACGTACAGGCCATAACTGAAATGAGTGAAATACGGTCTAAGTTGCATAACCGCTCTAAAAAAGTTTATAGGCAAGCATTGATTTCAGAATCTTTAAGTTTATTTAATGATGCGAAAGAAAAGTTTCAAGAAGTGCAGCAGATTTCACCAAGTGATTCAGAATATTATAAGAAAGCAACATTAAAACTAAAAAATTATTTGGAATAATTATGAATATTGATAGCTATGCAGCGATTACAAATCAG
The nucleotide sequence above comes from Halobacteriovoraceae bacterium. Encoded proteins:
- a CDS encoding FHA domain-containing protein, with product MYKLVAVGGKIRGEEFILKEGENIVGRDPSCDVAIPVTGISKRHISITVKGEAPIYIKDLGSSNGTFVNKKLIRETSLKNGDRLTLPDVIFQVVFVKEEKVIVKKYKEVEEDDLHDLLDGGLPPDNFVAKIKYYFKYKIMKPIYGFNEEFEYSALMGILLFIFIIVTITLTIFPVLETTKKLLEYETSQRGKQYVQEISRLNTNALEAKALDQVNTAFMKNAPGVESYELFDLEGRIVRPIAQKNKYIGDPFSVKSMEIFRNSSRKFYYEKLGDGIHGIAQRIEALNRKVNAYETVGIIAIKFAPKSLEIQAKTNSGAYLQALATSILVAMIFFGMIYYMTVRHFDEFMVQLEECMRGKRKELQSSLLWAEFLPLRNTINSLLSRNRELMAEQGDDSFVEMEPEGPYLDICSELMRGSGVATMVLNSEKLLFKINNQGEELLSFRQDDSSGQPILDICRDKGIAATLLGVAEKSENGQGTMEVDLYKMNGREYNVFCKAFIGRDSFPKAYYYTMIKDDEY
- a CDS encoding FHA domain-containing protein gives rise to the protein MSTKGVQVFDNLKAPDVPGDYHRIVCMTGKLKGHVYILHGNRLILGRDEKCDIYVEDERSSREHAELVLMNGKYILTDLKSQNGIVVNDLKINQHTLDIGDKIIIGKTVYRYDHLHIEPLPVLVEEIDEVKNLEIKQEEELKREKRRKRRAKSKTKLTSSGGVDKKKLIIRLGMLLGILALVFAPSDDQNSQKKKIEEVKTKTSKDEEKKKDDTDKKYEEYVKNYRPIEDPELEARLVAIIHRGNRDFRERNFYRAMKEFSLALIISPDHAYASFYLAKAQDELLREVDQFKLKASSDSESLRYESAIISYCAIIKLLEDNPENEDYKQAKEKINKLEVMLGKKKNETKCIKKEEVNK
- a CDS encoding FHA domain-containing protein — translated: MQLSVFKNNRLIDQIDLSNEINTDMDGEGIFFIGRSSQCHVYLDDKKISREHAKLIHSGAKWVLENLTEINLFSVNGETRKRYELKNDDIILLNEYKINVDLPQTIKDVVVKEEIELDRSEDKNSSVPTGTMTMAIPRDFDFKDASPIEEQQKKEDQQSLNDDGTFNFDNSGTHNLEIENNNSSESFENDYGENNGFGDEFAGNEDFVDGQENVEFSEEQDGLEMIESPDDVFSDDQNQEGFDLVDADKTNVMSGLVNFELEIYGEFSPYDRYVIDKETIIIGRDSSKADLVIHDPDISAVHAKIIKTNVICMIEDLNSHNGTTLNGKKINKDILKVGDEIVLGSTTFTVRVQSEILDLREDQLMPVEKNQVVQVEEIIEVDEDDEIDDKSSGKAKGSFIERMKNNPEERKKLLFGAVILLALLLFLPDEKKEEPKVVKTPKVERPKEESKWTQEVKAELDTLYELAKRGIEANNLLEAQRNLDEMKKYDPKLEYKNARDLDSQIEDALALLAKKERDRERDKLEIEKKARIKELEKKAEEAVAKKQSTLSRELFSKILEEDPENLQVVILRKELEDWERKENEKKVEEATRIAERKRKVDLFIPVEKTYLKKNWYQAAIELEKFTEIKDMDEDLLIKANKYLEQSKKELENIVNPRLGKARSLIEGQDLKGAYEIFKEILNYEPTNVQAITEMSEIRSKLHNRSKKVYRQALISESLSLFNDAKEKFQEVQQISPSDSEYYKKATLKLKNYLE